The following are from one region of the Rhodopirellula sp. P2 genome:
- a CDS encoding 2-oxoacid:ferredoxin oxidoreductase subunit beta, with protein MNLPVLKAADFASDQDVRWCPGCGDYSILAQMKKILPDLGVPREKTVFVSGIGCSSRFPYYMNTYGMHSIHGRAPTFATGLKSTRPDLMVWVITGDGDALSIGGNHFIHCLRRNLDVNIVLFNNRIYGLTKGQYSPTSSEGQVTKSTPMGAIDHPLSPLSVALAAEATFVARSIDAHVQHLGKTLKAAAEHKGTSLVEVYQNCNVFNDGAMAYAQERKQRADNVIELEHGKPLIFGAERDKGIRLVGSHLEVVNTADVPADDLLIHDALDPNPSIQMMLARMRYPEMPEPIGVLRSVAGVSTYNDQINEQVTQAKAARGEGDLSELFRSGDTWEVKA; from the coding sequence ATGAATCTCCCTGTCCTCAAGGCCGCCGACTTCGCCTCCGATCAAGATGTTCGCTGGTGCCCTGGTTGCGGTGACTATTCGATTCTCGCTCAGATGAAAAAGATCCTGCCGGATCTTGGCGTGCCTCGCGAGAAAACGGTGTTCGTCAGCGGCATCGGTTGCAGCAGCCGGTTCCCGTATTACATGAACACGTATGGCATGCACAGCATCCACGGTCGTGCACCAACGTTCGCAACCGGGTTGAAGTCGACTCGCCCTGATCTGATGGTCTGGGTGATCACCGGTGACGGTGACGCGCTTTCGATCGGTGGCAACCACTTCATCCACTGCTTGCGTCGTAATCTCGACGTCAACATCGTGTTGTTCAACAACCGGATCTATGGGTTGACCAAGGGGCAATACAGCCCCACCAGCAGCGAAGGCCAGGTCACCAAGAGCACACCGATGGGTGCGATCGATCACCCCTTGAGCCCACTGTCGGTTGCGTTGGCCGCGGAAGCCACTTTCGTGGCACGCAGCATCGACGCTCACGTTCAGCACCTTGGCAAAACGCTCAAGGCGGCTGCCGAGCACAAAGGAACATCACTCGTTGAGGTTTATCAAAACTGCAACGTGTTCAACGATGGGGCGATGGCATACGCACAAGAACGCAAGCAACGTGCCGACAATGTGATCGAACTGGAGCATGGCAAACCGCTGATTTTCGGTGCGGAGCGAGACAAGGGCATTCGATTGGTGGGCAGCCACCTCGAAGTCGTCAACACCGCCGACGTGCCAGCGGACGATTTGCTGATTCACGATGCACTCGATCCAAATCCTTCGATCCAGATGATGTTGGCGCGAATGCGATACCCAGAAATGCCAGAACCAATTGGTGTTCTGCGAAGCGTTGCGGGAGTGTCGACCTACAACGATCAAATCAACGAGCAAGTCACGCAAGCCAAAGCGGCACGCGGCGAAGGCGATCTGTCTGAGCTGTTCCGTAGCGGCGATACATGGGAGGTGAAAGCCTGA
- a CDS encoding DUF1559 domain-containing protein — protein sequence MRRPTSFRTSRSSGFTLVELLVVIAIIGVMVGLLLPAVQSAREAARRMQCSNNMKQLGLAIHNYHSAFNMFPANIGAKATGNPNRGASWLVQILPQMEQSSIYEKLTFVGTDFSTQDGVNRNWEVLDDAIVPGFNCPSNPMPNFRDNNANGLTTAFGSPDSYKTQIVDYVGVAGYYYTPGVRQGESGWQPGARSDGSRNVWTGYGWMQDAGIIGINNSKYRNPKFASILDGTSQTIAIGEHSAEMPHADKTRTDSRPSSHAGGAWNAGPAFHGWLGWTANITVPRWPINSIYSGNYTQLYGYTLHNGFRSNHVGGAMFTMGDGSVRFVTDSIDFDDVFMAMNGRNDRFVYDQEF from the coding sequence ATGCGTCGTCCTACCTCTTTTCGTACTTCCAGAAGTTCTGGCTTCACCCTCGTCGAACTGCTCGTCGTCATTGCCATCATCGGTGTGATGGTTGGCTTGCTACTTCCGGCCGTCCAATCGGCACGGGAAGCTGCTCGCCGGATGCAGTGCTCCAACAACATGAAGCAGCTGGGCTTGGCGATCCACAACTACCACAGTGCGTTCAATATGTTCCCCGCCAACATCGGTGCCAAAGCCACCGGAAACCCCAACCGCGGTGCTTCATGGTTGGTCCAGATCCTGCCGCAAATGGAGCAGTCGTCGATCTACGAAAAGCTCACCTTCGTTGGCACTGACTTCAGCACCCAAGACGGTGTGAACCGAAACTGGGAAGTCCTGGACGATGCAATCGTCCCTGGGTTCAACTGCCCCTCCAACCCAATGCCAAACTTCCGCGACAACAACGCCAACGGTTTGACGACCGCCTTCGGATCCCCCGACAGCTACAAGACTCAAATCGTTGATTACGTCGGCGTCGCAGGCTACTACTACACACCCGGCGTCCGCCAAGGCGAATCCGGCTGGCAACCTGGTGCTCGTTCGGACGGCTCGCGAAACGTTTGGACTGGCTACGGCTGGATGCAGGACGCCGGCATCATCGGCATCAACAACTCGAAGTATCGCAACCCAAAGTTTGCCAGCATCCTGGACGGAACCAGCCAAACGATCGCCATCGGCGAACACTCCGCTGAAATGCCACACGCTGACAAGACCCGCACCGACAGTCGCCCCAGCAGTCACGCTGGTGGTGCTTGGAACGCTGGTCCTGCCTTCCACGGTTGGTTGGGATGGACCGCGAACATCACGGTTCCACGTTGGCCCATCAACAGCATCTACTCGGGCAACTACACCCAACTCTACGGTTACACACTGCACAACGGTTTCCGCTCCAACCACGTCGGCGGTGCTATGTTCACGATGGGTGATGGCTCGGTCCGCTTCGTCACCGACAGCATCGACTTCGACGACGTCTTCATGGCGATGAATGGTCGCAACGACCGTTTCGTCTACGACCAAGAATTCTAA
- a CDS encoding carboxypeptidase-like regulatory domain-containing protein, giving the protein MNAFSRFLTGTATLAALTLMTGCGPELPPIGEVSGVITQDGKPVEGVALEFVPVDGGRPSMAVTDAEGHYSAMFTAQTDGALIGKHTIRYEINGPAAPMPANPDAEFIPTSKKPDMGGKGKLQPTEIEVVDGSNEINFEFVAG; this is encoded by the coding sequence ATGAACGCGTTCTCGCGATTTTTAACCGGAACGGCAACGCTTGCCGCTCTCACACTGATGACCGGATGTGGCCCTGAGCTACCTCCAATCGGCGAAGTCTCCGGAGTCATCACACAAGACGGCAAACCGGTCGAAGGAGTTGCCCTCGAGTTTGTTCCCGTCGATGGCGGTCGCCCCTCGATGGCAGTGACGGACGCCGAAGGTCACTACAGTGCGATGTTCACGGCACAAACCGACGGAGCATTGATCGGAAAGCACACCATTCGCTACGAGATCAACGGGCCTGCCGCTCCGATGCCTGCCAACCCCGACGCTGAGTTCATTCCAACGTCGAAGAAGCCGGACATGGGCGGCAAAGGCAAACTGCAACCCACCGAAATCGAAGTGGTGGATGGCAGCAACGAAATCAACTTTGAGTTCGTGGCTGGATGA
- a CDS encoding DUF1552 domain-containing protein: protein MKRSNLHSRSPLKRRTLLRGSGVAMGLPFLSAMRPALAASDSGEGSGRAKRFVAMTVGLGLLPENLIPEGEGMDYQPSRYLKSLQDLREKVTVVSGSSHPGVNGGHRAEASILTATPMGSSGAVNNTISIDQYLAKYKGHATRFPSLVCSTGGSTSPCYTESGAMIPPITSASQLFAELFVDNSPAEREKQADRVRQGRSIMDIVAEDAKSLQRDLGSGDRDRLDAYFTSVRQLEQRMQQSQKWAELPKPAVDATAPIDIRNPNDLIGRMKTMCDVVSLAMETDSTRYVTLHLPGSGGVVPVEGVEEGYHSLSHHGRDETKLEQLALVEEALISQWGDFLRGLSQHGDSHGNLLDDTTVFLTSNLGNSSNHDNRNMPVLIAGGGFKHGGHLGFDRKNNYPLPNFYVSLLQQHGMEVDQFATSTGTMTGLGITG from the coding sequence ATGAAACGCAGCAACCTTCATTCACGAAGCCCTCTGAAACGCCGCACCTTGTTGCGTGGCTCCGGCGTCGCGATGGGATTGCCATTTTTGTCCGCCATGCGACCCGCGCTCGCGGCCAGTGACAGTGGTGAAGGATCAGGCCGAGCCAAACGATTTGTGGCCATGACGGTCGGTTTGGGTTTGCTGCCCGAGAACCTGATTCCCGAAGGCGAAGGGATGGACTACCAACCCTCTCGCTACCTGAAGTCCCTGCAGGACCTGCGTGAGAAAGTGACGGTCGTGTCCGGTTCGTCGCACCCCGGCGTCAACGGAGGCCACCGGGCCGAAGCCAGCATCCTGACCGCAACGCCAATGGGTTCTTCCGGCGCGGTGAACAACACGATCTCAATCGACCAGTACCTCGCCAAATACAAAGGGCATGCAACCCGGTTCCCTTCGCTGGTCTGCAGCACAGGAGGCTCGACCAGCCCCTGCTACACCGAGAGCGGCGCGATGATCCCGCCGATCACCTCAGCTTCGCAACTTTTCGCGGAACTGTTCGTGGACAACTCGCCCGCCGAACGCGAGAAGCAAGCCGATCGGGTGCGGCAGGGACGCAGCATCATGGACATCGTTGCCGAAGATGCCAAATCGCTGCAGCGCGACCTGGGAAGCGGCGACCGCGATCGCTTGGACGCCTACTTCACCAGCGTTCGTCAACTCGAACAACGCATGCAGCAATCTCAAAAATGGGCCGAATTGCCCAAACCAGCGGTGGATGCCACCGCCCCCATCGACATCCGCAATCCCAACGATTTGATCGGTCGCATGAAAACCATGTGCGATGTTGTTTCCCTGGCGATGGAAACGGATTCGACACGCTATGTGACGCTGCACCTTCCCGGCAGCGGCGGTGTGGTCCCAGTCGAAGGGGTTGAGGAAGGCTACCACTCCCTCAGCCATCACGGCCGCGACGAAACCAAGCTGGAACAACTGGCACTCGTCGAAGAAGCCCTGATCAGCCAGTGGGGCGATTTCCTGCGTGGGCTCAGCCAGCACGGTGATTCACACGGCAACCTGCTCGATGACACCACCGTGTTCCTGACCAGCAACCTTGGCAACTCATCCAACCACGACAACCGAAACATGCCGGTGCTGATCGCCGGCGGCGGGTTCAAGCACGGCGGCCACTTGGGATTTGATCGCAAGAACAACTACCCACTTCCGAACTTCTATGTCTCACTGTTGCAGCAGCACGGCATGGAAGTGGACCAGTTCGCCACCAGCACGGGCACAATGACCGGCCTTGGAATCACGGGCTGA
- the cysK gene encoding cysteine synthase A — translation MGGESLMSRGKTFDNIARAIGDTPMVQINRLVPSGDATVFAKCEFFQPLNSVKDRIGVAMIEAGESDGSINPDTHIIEPTSGNTGIALAFVCAAKGYKLTLTMPESMSVERRALLRAMGANLVLTPAGDGMKGAITTAQELVDQTDNAFMPQQFENPSNPAIHEATTGPEIWDDTDGKIDAIVAGVGTGGTITGVARYLKKQNPDFKAFAVEPKHSPVISGGSPGKHRIQGIGAGFIPGNLDTSIIDDVVQVDDEDAFEWGRQLAKQEGIVAGISSGANMWAAAQIAARPDMKGKRIVTVMCSLGERYLSTPLFGDLGL, via the coding sequence ATGGGAGGTGAAAGCCTGATGTCTCGAGGAAAAACTTTTGACAACATTGCCCGCGCGATCGGTGACACTCCGATGGTGCAGATCAATCGCTTGGTGCCTTCGGGTGACGCGACGGTCTTTGCCAAGTGCGAGTTCTTTCAGCCACTCAACAGTGTGAAAGACCGCATTGGCGTGGCGATGATTGAAGCCGGGGAGAGTGATGGAAGCATCAACCCCGACACGCATATTATTGAGCCAACCAGTGGGAACACTGGAATCGCGTTGGCGTTCGTTTGTGCTGCCAAAGGGTACAAGCTGACTCTCACGATGCCGGAATCCATGTCGGTGGAACGCCGAGCGTTGTTGCGAGCGATGGGGGCCAACCTGGTTTTGACACCGGCTGGCGACGGGATGAAGGGAGCCATCACCACGGCTCAGGAATTGGTCGATCAGACCGACAACGCCTTCATGCCTCAGCAGTTCGAAAACCCGTCCAACCCAGCGATCCACGAAGCCACCACCGGCCCTGAGATTTGGGACGACACGGATGGCAAGATCGATGCGATTGTCGCTGGCGTGGGCACCGGGGGAACGATCACCGGTGTGGCTCGTTACTTGAAGAAGCAAAACCCCGACTTCAAGGCATTCGCAGTGGAACCAAAGCACTCGCCCGTGATCAGTGGCGGGTCGCCAGGCAAACACCGCATTCAAGGAATCGGTGCGGGCTTCATTCCTGGAAACTTGGACACGTCGATCATCGATGACGTCGTTCAGGTGGATGATGAAGATGCGTTTGAATGGGGGCGTCAGCTCGCCAAGCAAGAAGGCATCGTGGCGGGAATCAGTAGCGGAGCGAATATGTGGGCAGCCGCTCAGATTGCTGCGCGACCTGATATGAAGGGCAAGCGGATTGTCACTGTGATGTGCAGCTTAGGGGAACGTTATCTCAGCACACCACTGTTCGGTGACCTAGGCTTGTAG
- a CDS encoding 2-oxoacid:acceptor oxidoreductase subunit alpha — MTTSTPTTNKKIESVSGITVRLCGDSGDGMQLLGTQLTNTSALAGNDVATFPDFPAEIRAPRGTRAGVSGFQVQFASEAIFTPGDTLDALVVMNPAAMVTNIADLRKGGILIANEDGFNEKEYKLAKVESNPLDADVIDQSYRVVKVAMTKLTRAAVAEHGLSTKIADRCKNFFAMGLVYWLFGRSLDPTLRFIEAKFGKKPDIAAANVAALRAGWAYGETTEEFGESYQVEAAELEPGTYRNIMGNQALAWGLIAASKISNKEMFYGTYPITPASDILHELTKFKNFGVRTFQAEDEIAAIGATIGAAFGGTMAVTASSGPGIALKGEAMGLGVMLELPMIVINVQRGGPSTGLPTKTEQSDLLQVMFGRNGEAPMPVLAPRSPGDCFAMAVEAWRIAVECMVPVMLLSDGYIANGSEPWKIPEMDELPTILCSHPQEHTGEGPFLPYARNENLARPWAIPGTPELMHRVGGLEKEDGTGNVSYDPANHQHMCDTRAAKVAKIAERIPEQDVNGETSGDVLVVSWGGTYGACHTAVNRCREAGHSVSHAHIRYINPLPRNIGTLLKSFKTVVVPELNSGQLRMLLRAEFLVDCIGINKIQGKPFAVSELVEAISKHTSTHSQSKAG; from the coding sequence ATGACCACTTCTACGCCGACGACCAATAAAAAAATCGAATCCGTTTCAGGGATCACCGTTCGCTTGTGCGGTGACTCGGGCGATGGGATGCAGCTCCTGGGCACTCAGTTGACCAACACTTCGGCGTTGGCTGGCAATGACGTGGCCACCTTCCCCGACTTTCCCGCCGAGATTCGTGCTCCCCGCGGGACCCGGGCAGGTGTGTCTGGGTTTCAAGTTCAATTCGCCAGCGAAGCGATCTTCACGCCGGGTGACACTCTGGACGCGTTGGTGGTGATGAACCCAGCGGCCATGGTCACCAACATTGCGGATCTTCGCAAAGGCGGGATCCTGATCGCCAACGAAGACGGTTTCAACGAAAAGGAATACAAGCTCGCGAAGGTCGAGAGCAATCCGCTGGATGCTGACGTGATCGATCAGTCTTACCGGGTGGTGAAGGTCGCGATGACCAAGCTGACTCGGGCGGCGGTTGCCGAGCATGGCCTGTCGACCAAGATCGCGGACCGCTGCAAGAACTTCTTCGCAATGGGGTTGGTGTATTGGTTGTTCGGCCGTTCGCTGGATCCAACCCTGCGTTTCATCGAAGCCAAGTTCGGCAAGAAGCCTGACATCGCTGCAGCCAACGTGGCGGCATTGCGGGCTGGTTGGGCGTATGGCGAAACGACTGAAGAGTTCGGTGAAAGCTACCAAGTCGAAGCAGCGGAACTTGAGCCGGGGACCTATCGCAACATCATGGGCAATCAGGCCCTTGCTTGGGGGCTGATCGCGGCTTCCAAAATCAGCAACAAAGAGATGTTCTACGGAACGTATCCGATCACGCCTGCTTCGGACATTTTGCACGAGCTGACCAAGTTCAAGAACTTTGGCGTTCGCACGTTCCAGGCCGAAGATGAAATCGCCGCGATTGGGGCAACCATCGGAGCCGCCTTTGGGGGAACGATGGCGGTCACCGCCAGCAGTGGTCCCGGGATTGCTTTGAAGGGTGAAGCGATGGGACTGGGCGTGATGTTGGAATTGCCGATGATCGTGATCAACGTTCAGCGTGGCGGACCCAGCACCGGATTGCCAACCAAGACGGAGCAAAGCGATTTGTTGCAGGTCATGTTTGGTCGCAACGGCGAGGCACCGATGCCGGTCTTGGCACCTCGTTCGCCTGGTGATTGCTTCGCCATGGCTGTCGAAGCTTGGCGAATTGCCGTCGAATGCATGGTCCCCGTGATGTTGCTGTCGGATGGTTACATCGCCAATGGCAGCGAGCCGTGGAAGATTCCAGAAATGGACGAGTTGCCCACGATCCTTTGCAGCCATCCACAAGAGCACACCGGCGAGGGGCCGTTCCTGCCATACGCTCGCAACGAGAATCTGGCACGTCCGTGGGCGATTCCTGGCACGCCAGAATTGATGCACCGGGTCGGCGGCTTGGAAAAGGAAGACGGCACGGGCAACGTGTCTTACGATCCTGCCAACCACCAACACATGTGCGACACACGAGCGGCCAAGGTCGCGAAGATTGCCGAGCGGATTCCGGAGCAAGACGTCAACGGCGAGACCTCGGGCGACGTTTTGGTGGTTTCCTGGGGCGGAACGTACGGTGCCTGTCACACGGCAGTGAATCGTTGTCGTGAAGCGGGGCACTCGGTGTCCCATGCTCATATCCGTTACATCAATCCTTTGCCTCGCAACATCGGCACCTTGCTGAAGTCGTTCAAGACGGTGGTGGTGCCAGAATTGAATTCCGGGCAGCTGCGAATGCTGCTGCGAGCTGAGTTTCTCGTGGACTGCATTGGGATCAACAAGATCCAAGGCAAGCCGTTTGCTGTCTCCGAATTGGTGGAAGCCATCAGCAAACACACTTCGACGCACTCGCAAAGCAAAGCGGGTTAG
- a CDS encoding DUF1559 domain-containing protein, with the protein MVHSSTSPNRSRNGFTLVELLVVIAIIGVLVGLLLPAVQAAREAARRMSCSNNMKQLGLAMHNYHSAYNQLPTHGAGTTQEGAGIFNGSRLYNNASLSAFVGLLPFLEQQPLWEQISNPMNVDIDGVSPPADTAPLPFPAMGPTPAYSWSGDAYIPYMTEIVAFRCPSDPGTSGSPGRARTNYAVNLGDSINTFQINGPYNNNFVPTNVYRTISSGTDRGAFGLRYKHKFRDILDGLANTIALGEIATSLGDQDKRTRPARNAGGDTMTGLPGNPAVCQQWLSPERPMFWSTGDDGGTAPTLEAGTSMHFRGSSWATFYPAHTGFQTILPPNRETCWISHTLYPGMFPPSSQHPGGCHVVMADGAVKFITDSIEAGNSSEGTVNFVTNSSTALTGSRGPGNASPYGVWGSLGTRASREVIGGEF; encoded by the coding sequence ATGGTTCACTCGTCCACCTCCCCAAACCGAAGCCGCAACGGTTTCACCCTTGTCGAACTGCTGGTCGTCATCGCCATCATTGGCGTGCTGGTTGGGCTGTTGCTCCCGGCTGTCCAGGCTGCCCGTGAAGCAGCTCGTCGCATGAGCTGCTCCAACAACATGAAGCAGCTTGGCTTGGCAATGCACAACTACCACAGCGCCTACAACCAGCTTCCCACTCATGGTGCAGGAACCACTCAAGAGGGAGCAGGAATCTTCAACGGCTCGCGGCTCTACAACAACGCGAGTCTTTCGGCGTTTGTTGGCTTGCTTCCGTTCCTCGAACAACAACCGTTGTGGGAACAAATCAGCAACCCCATGAACGTTGACATTGATGGCGTCAGCCCACCTGCCGACACCGCGCCGCTGCCGTTCCCAGCGATGGGACCGACGCCCGCTTACAGTTGGAGTGGAGATGCCTACATCCCGTACATGACAGAAATCGTTGCCTTCCGTTGCCCCAGCGATCCCGGCACCAGCGGATCACCTGGACGTGCCCGAACCAACTACGCCGTCAACCTGGGCGACTCGATCAACACCTTCCAGATCAATGGTCCGTACAACAACAATTTCGTGCCCACGAATGTCTACCGGACGATCTCGTCCGGAACGGACCGTGGGGCCTTTGGCCTCCGCTACAAACACAAGTTCCGCGACATCCTTGATGGGCTCGCCAACACCATTGCCCTCGGCGAAATCGCAACCTCACTGGGCGACCAAGACAAGCGGACTCGCCCAGCACGCAATGCAGGTGGCGATACGATGACGGGACTTCCCGGCAACCCAGCCGTCTGCCAACAGTGGCTGAGCCCCGAGCGACCAATGTTCTGGTCCACTGGCGACGACGGAGGCACAGCGCCCACCCTGGAAGCAGGCACCAGCATGCATTTTCGCGGGTCATCGTGGGCGACGTTCTACCCTGCCCACACGGGATTCCAAACCATCTTGCCACCCAACCGGGAGACTTGCTGGATCTCACACACGCTGTACCCGGGAATGTTCCCCCCCAGCAGCCAACACCCTGGTGGCTGTCACGTTGTGATGGCGGATGGGGCAGTCAAGTTCATCACGGACAGCATCGAAGCCGGCAACTCCAGCGAGGGAACGGTCAACTTCGTCACCAACAGCTCAACGGCGTTGACAGGGTCGCGTGGTCCGGGCAACGCAAGTCCATACGGCGTCTGGGGTTCCCTCGGCACGCGTGCCAGCAGAGAAGTGATCGGCGGCGAATTCTAA
- a CDS encoding carboxypeptidase regulatory-like domain-containing protein: MSLLLRCAIGLGLLLTLGCEAQPSSELGQVTGTVSQNGQPVPNMALEFHPVSGGRPSLAFTNDSGHFEAIYLANVPGAKIGVHTLRYEMTPGKLSANISPAEMLTIERPSIPEGAVLDQTEVTVEQGTNHFVFNLIPPSEASEPPAEDTETTPSPEPAAADDKVSPTETTAQ, from the coding sequence ATGAGCCTTCTCCTTCGATGTGCGATTGGACTGGGACTGCTGCTCACGCTTGGATGTGAAGCACAACCTTCGTCCGAACTGGGGCAGGTGACCGGCACCGTTTCTCAAAACGGCCAGCCGGTCCCCAACATGGCACTCGAGTTTCACCCGGTGTCAGGCGGGCGTCCTTCGCTCGCCTTCACAAACGACAGCGGGCACTTCGAGGCGATTTATCTCGCCAATGTGCCAGGAGCCAAAATTGGCGTTCACACGCTGCGTTATGAAATGACGCCAGGCAAATTATCAGCCAACATCTCGCCTGCGGAGATGCTGACGATCGAACGCCCTTCGATTCCAGAAGGTGCGGTCCTCGATCAGACAGAAGTGACAGTCGAGCAAGGGACAAACCACTTTGTGTTCAACCTCATTCCGCCCTCCGAGGCTTCAGAGCCTCCCGCGGAAGACACGGAGACAACGCCCTCGCCAGAACCGGCAGCAGCCGATGACAAAGTGTCGCCGACGGAAACGACTGCCCAATGA
- a CDS encoding Glu/Leu/Phe/Val family dehydrogenase → MKAFEATRIFFEQAADRLEMDSDLREALLMPQREVQVQVTIRLDDGRLANYVGFRVQHDHSRGPMKGGLRFHPEVDLDETRALASLMTWKTAVVDLPYGGAKGGIGIDPSKMSRSEIERLTRAFVDQIHDIVGPDTDIPAPDMGTDHQVMSWFRNQWEKYHGFHPAVITGKPVEEYGAKGREEATGRGVGTLTVKLTKRLGMDALKTRVAIQGFGNVGSHAAKFLHDAQFPIVAVSDITGTYYNAEGLNIPELLRHKFSHPKGLLEGFERAEHLPLDALLKLDHVEVLIPAALGGVITQKNAQDINAKVIIEAANGPVDPDADAALHDRGVTILPDILANAGGVTVSYFEWVQNRQHYRWPLDRVRQELDRTMNDAFENVWQMAGQQEVSLRTAAYMIGIARVRRATELAGLA, encoded by the coding sequence ATGAAAGCTTTCGAAGCCACGCGGATTTTCTTTGAGCAAGCCGCGGATCGTTTGGAGATGGATTCCGATCTTCGAGAAGCTTTGTTGATGCCCCAGCGAGAGGTGCAGGTCCAAGTGACCATCCGTCTCGATGACGGGCGCCTCGCGAATTATGTCGGTTTTCGTGTCCAGCACGATCACAGTCGCGGTCCGATGAAGGGGGGGCTGCGTTTCCACCCCGAGGTCGATTTGGACGAAACTCGCGCTCTGGCGAGTTTGATGACTTGGAAAACTGCCGTGGTGGATTTGCCCTATGGCGGCGCCAAAGGTGGGATTGGGATCGACCCCAGCAAGATGTCTCGCTCGGAAATCGAACGCTTGACCCGTGCGTTTGTGGATCAAATTCACGACATCGTCGGGCCTGACACTGACATTCCCGCGCCTGACATGGGAACCGATCACCAAGTGATGTCCTGGTTTCGCAACCAATGGGAAAAGTACCACGGTTTTCATCCCGCGGTGATCACTGGGAAACCCGTGGAAGAATATGGGGCCAAGGGCCGTGAAGAAGCGACGGGGCGTGGTGTGGGAACGTTGACGGTCAAGCTGACCAAGCGTTTGGGCATGGATGCGTTGAAGACCCGCGTCGCGATTCAAGGTTTTGGCAACGTGGGCTCACACGCCGCGAAGTTCTTGCACGACGCTCAGTTCCCAATTGTGGCGGTTTCGGACATCACCGGGACTTATTACAACGCGGAAGGGTTGAACATCCCCGAGTTGTTGCGGCACAAGTTTTCGCATCCCAAGGGATTGCTGGAAGGGTTCGAGCGAGCTGAGCATTTGCCGCTGGACGCGTTGTTGAAACTCGATCACGTGGAAGTGCTGATCCCCGCTGCTTTGGGCGGTGTGATCACACAGAAGAACGCGCAAGACATCAATGCGAAAGTCATCATCGAAGCGGCCAACGGGCCGGTGGATCCAGACGCCGATGCCGCGCTGCACGACCGTGGTGTGACGATTCTGCCGGACATCCTTGCCAACGCGGGCGGTGTGACGGTCAGTTACTTTGAGTGGGTGCAGAACCGCCAGCACTATCGATGGCCGCTCGACCGCGTGCGTCAAGAACTGGATCGCACCATGAACGATGCCTTTGAGAACGTTTGGCAGATGGCCGGTCAGCAAGAGGTCTCGCTTCGAACCGCGGCGTACATGATCGGAATTGCCCGCGTCCGACGTGCGACTGAACTCGCTGGCTTGGCCTAG